The DNA region GTCGGCGACGACACCGACGACCGGCGGTCAGCCGTGTCCAGATCAGTGAGGCCGTCCAGAGTCAGCCTTAGATGACCGCCCACAGGTGAGCCCGCAAAGGCGTGCGAGCGAACGTCTCGTTCACCACGGCCACCAGTGGCACGCCCCTTGTCCGACGCGCGCAGCAGCCGGCCGGCCAGTGGCTGAAGGCCGAGGGTCTCGAGATAGCCCTCACTGACAACACGCACCGCGGCCGGCCGGGAAGATCCTGCAGCGACGCGGCGAGGCTCGTTACCCAACAACACCGGCGGGGCTCGCGCCCGCGGCTTACGGCCTGGCGACGTCGGTGATTCCGGCCGCGGCGATTGACGAGTGCGCACGAAGCCGCGTGAGCAATTCCTCGAAGAACTTCGACTGTGCGGGCACATCAGTACTTGATCGATGGGCAAGGTCACGCGCGCCTGCACGAGCCGCGCCACATCGAACCCCGCCAGTTCGGCACTGAGCGCGGAGGCATGGCTGCCGATAGCGCCCGCTCCGCACACCAGCACGAGAGCCAGGCCAATCTCAGAGGCAATCAGCAGCCGCTGCACCAACCGTCCCCGGCGATGATGTGTGACCGCCCGGCTTGCCACTCCGTGGCCGGCCACGCCGCTCCGTGCGGGCGCGCAGCCTGGGACCAGTCCCACAAAGAGCCCCGCGACACACGTGAGGCCAACACTCACAGCCGCCACCTGCCAGTCCACCTGAGTTTCGTTCATGCGCGGAATGTCGAACGACGCGATGGCCGCAATCTCCTTCGCCAACCACACCGCGAACAGAAGTCCGGCCGCGCCGCCCGTCGCGAACAGCACCACCGTTTCGGTCACCAGGTGGCGGGTCAACCGCCCTCGCCCGGCCCCAAGCGACGCACGCGTGGACATCTCGGCCGCGCGATCGGAGCCCACGGCACAGCAGCAGGTTGAACAGGTTGATGCACACGATGAGGAAGACCACCGCAGCCGCCGCGATCAGCATGAGCA from Acidobacteriota bacterium includes:
- a CDS encoding FtsX-like permease family protein, yielding MGSDRAAEMSTRASLGAGRGRLTRHLVTETVVLFATGGAAGLLFAVWLAKEIAAIASFDIPRMNETQVDWQVAAVSVGLTCVAGLFVGLVPGCAPARSGVAGHGVASRAVTHHRRGRLVQRLLIASEIGLALVLVCGAGAIGSHASALSAELAGFDVARLVQARVTLPIDQVLMCPHSRSSSRNCSRGFVRTRQSPRPESPTSPGRKPRARAPPVLLGNEPRRVAAGSSRPAAVRVVSEGYLETLGLQPLAGRLLRASDKGRATGGRGERDVRSHAFAGSPVGGHLRLTLDGLTDLDTADRRSSVSSPTSRKTSCIVRRHQPSTSPLTQGEASRMAIVIRAAAEDAELGPVIRAELAGVGPASRERVGDAAGELDGGEFARTRLSLRLVGGLALIAVVPCHRRCLRRHRA